The Halostella salina nucleotide sequence CCGAATCGTACTGCCGGGACTGGACGGCGTAGCCGATCACCGTGCCGTCCGGGGCGTCCACGTCGCCGTCGGCCTCGACGGCGACGCGCGCGCCCTCCGGGAGCCCGTCGACCGAGGACCGCGGCCGGCCACAGAGCAGGCTCTTGGCGACGCCGACGCTGGGCAGGTCGAGACAGACGCCGATGTGCGTCGCCAGCCCGGCCTGCCGGAAGTGGATCCGGCCGCTCCCGTCGAACAGCGCGAGGTCGGGCGTCGCGTCCAGTTCCTCGAAGGCGGCGAGGATCGACCGACCCTCGCGGAACGACAGCAGGCCGGGGATGTAGGGTATCTCCAGCGGCGTGACGGCGTGGGTGCGCTCGATGACCTCGCCGTCCCGCATCGCGACGACGGCGCTCACCGCGCGCTCGTCGAGAAACGCCTGGTCGACGCCGACGACCGTCGGCGGCTCCGCGCCGGGTGTCGCCAGCGGCCCCTCGGTGACGGTCGCGGGATCGAAGGGGAGGCCGTTCTTGAACGCGGCGTCGGCGGCGATGTCGCGCTGGAGCGACTCCATCTCCGCGCGGGAGAGCGCGGCGTCGGGGACGTACTCCGGGCGGACCGGCTCCATCAGAACGGGCCGCGACCGCGGCCGGGACCGCCGGGGCCGCCCGGCCCACCGCCGCCGCCGAAGCGCATCCGGTTGGGCGTGCTGACGCCCTTGTTCTTGACGTGCTGGCCGTAGGTCAGCCCGACCGCGAGCCCGACGAGGTGGGC carries:
- a CDS encoding endonuclease V, whose protein sequence is MEPVRPEYVPDAALSRAEMESLQRDIAADAAFKNGLPFDPATVTEGPLATPGAEPPTVVGVDQAFLDERAVSAVVAMRDGEVIERTHAVTPLEIPYIPGLLSFREGRSILAAFEELDATPDLALFDGSGRIHFRQAGLATHIGVCLDLPSVGVAKSLLCGRPRSSVDGLPEGARVAVEADGDVDAPDGTVIGYAVQSRQYDSGSTSINPLYVSPGHRVDAETAADLTLGLGGEYKLPEPTRLADAYADEVKSQVR